TAAATGCCTGTAATGCACCATCAGAGCTTTGCCAAAACACTGAAACCATATGCGGCGTACCATCGCGATACGTTGCACCGGCGATTACAGCCGGTGAACCGTTGATAAATACCTGATTGCCATATAACAAAAATTCATTATCCGTGCCGGGTACGGCATATGATAATAATGCGCCGTTAAAATGAGAGGTGGAAACCACGGCAAATACCGAAATTTCTGATGTAGCAAAACTCGAATTGGTAGCAGAAAACATGCGCTCTCCGCGAGCATTGGTGATAACATTCAGACCGTTAATAGTATTTACCCCCGTGTCGGGCTGATCTGCGGCGTTTACTTGCGTTTGGTGATTACCAGCACCACTTTTGTCATTCCATGCAGAAACCAAGCCTCCTGCAGATGTTATACTTGCTGCATCCGACGCATCTAACCACAGCACAGCGTCACTCAGGCTTGTAGGATCGAAGCTGGCAACATCTACATTGCCATAGAGGGCATCATCGCCCGCGCCACCGAGTATACTATCGTTACCCGCGCCCCCTTGTAGAATATCATCACCTCCTGCGCCGTTCATGGTATCGGCTCCGGCTAGCGCAAAAAACTCGTCTGCGCCCGCGCCGCCAACCAAGCTATCAGCACCTGCTCCGCTATTCACCGTATCTCCGCCGCCACCACCTGCAAAATGCACAGCATTGGCCGTGGATAATTCAAGCGCGGATATGGTAACAGCATTGGTCAGTCCGCTTGCATCGAACGCAACCACAGCACTCTCTAATCCGCCATTATTGGTGTAATACCCATCTTGGAGTGTAATGTTATGGGCGGCATCGGCTTCTGTTAAGTCGAAGGTTTCAATACTTGCCAGTGTGGCTACGCCGCTCAGCGTAGCGCTGAATGCTCCTGCCTGCATTACCAGCGTATCTTCTCCGGTGCCGCCTACTACCGTATCTGCAACTGTCCATGCCAAACTAAAACTATCATCGCCTGCGCCACCGCTAAAGTTGTCGTCACCGCTGCCCGATTCAATCAATACATCATGCCCGATCAGCACAGCCGAGGCATCAACCGTCATACCCACCGTATTTGCATTAGCCTCTATAGTCAGTTGATTTGATGCAAGGGCGGTGCGTGTAAAATAGCTGTCTTCAATTATCAAACTATGTGCCAAGTCACCTTCCAGCCGCCATGTCTCCACACTATGGATGTTGGTATAAGCGGCGGTATTTACATTTACTAACCCCGCAGTAATTGCTAACGTATTTTCTGCTCCCGCGCCGTCTATGGTATCGCCTGTATGCCAGTTAGCCGCTACTCCATAATATTCCCGTGCGCTATTGCCGCCATGCAGGTCATCTGTAAGGCTGGCGGTTAGCTCCAACACTCCTTGTGCTATCAACGAGAAAGTGATAGTGGCGGTAGCAGCATTTCCATGGCCATCATGAATGGTGTAATTGAACACATCTATTCCGGCATAACTGGCATTGGGAGATGTATAAATATATTTTCCTGCGCCTGTGGGCGTTATTCTGCCTCCGGCTGTGCCAATACTGCCTATAGAAAGAAGCTGGATCGCATCGCCATCGGCATCGCTATCATTATCCAAGATTCCACGCTTATCCGCCGTTGTGAGATTAAAAGCAATGCTGTTCCCCGCAGTGCTTACAAAGCTGTCGTGGCTTGCTTTTGGCGCTATGTTTGCTATCTCTGGCATGGGCGTTACGGGCATCTCAATATCGGGTGATTCATCGGGCGAATTATCGGGTGGAGCTATGCCAACAAATGGGGGTAGCACCAGCAAATCATCGCGGGTATCACTTAACATGACTCCTATTGGTGTATTGGATTGCACGCCCGTTTCCGCCTCTGACAGTCCGGCGGACATCGATGCTGCCACTGGAGCAAGTGCATATTCATATCCATCGCCCACCTCTAGCGGGCGTAGTGGCGAATCGAGGGGATCCAATTCAGTATATTGTGCTGTGCCTGCAGAGCTGCCATGGCGCATGGGCACAAAGAAACCACTGTCATTTTCATAAAACATCATTACGCGCTGGCTTGTTTGGGCGCCTGCGGTGCCAAATACTTCTATATCAAAATGAAAATTAGCTATCTCGTTGGCAGTGGGCGTAAATTGCATTTCTGCCAAAAACTGGCGTATGTCCTCCACCGAGCCACGAAGGATAAAATTTCCTCTTGTCCCGTCATGGCTGATTTCCATCGTATCGGCCACCTGCCCCGAAACAATTCCTGCACGCGGGTTGGATAGATCAATATCTACACGAACATCACCTTTAAATCCTTGCACGATATGCGTAAGATCCAGAGTTTTACTATGAGAATTTTCAAAATCAGACGTAGCCGCTATAGGTTGCGGCAACTGCGCATTTAGCCCCAATTCGCGGGTCGAGGCAACATCAAATGCATGCTGCTCATCGGTTGAATTTTCATCGGGTTTAGTGCGCTGCACATGTTTTTCTAACAATGCTTTTAAGGCTGCTTTTCGTGCATCAATGGGAGGTATTTTTTCACTCGAAGCGGCATCAAACGGAGCGTAAACAACCTTGCCCTCTTTT
This Alphaproteobacteria bacterium DNA region includes the following protein-coding sequences:
- a CDS encoding Ig-like domain-containing protein encodes the protein MVTNNNVKHEASAQSDDASQQTTSAHAKEGKVVYAPFDAASSEKIPPIDARKAALKALLEKHVQRTKPDENSTDEQHAFDVASTRELGLNAQLPQPIAATSDFENSHSKTLDLTHIVQGFKGDVRVDIDLSNPRAGIVSGQVADTMEISHDGTRGNFILRGSVEDIRQFLAEMQFTPTANEIANFHFDIEVFGTAGAQTSQRVMMFYENDSGFFVPMRHGSSAGTAQYTELDPLDSPLRPLEVGDGYEYALAPVAASMSAGLSEAETGVQSNTPIGVMLSDTRDDLLVLPPFVGIAPPDNSPDESPDIEMPVTPMPEIANIAPKASHDSFVSTAGNSIAFNLTTADKRGILDNDSDADGDAIQLLSIGSIGTAGGRITPTGAGKYIYTSPNASYAGIDVFNYTIHDGHGNAATATITFSLIAQGVLELTASLTDDLHGGNSAREYYGVAANWHTGDTIDGAGAENTLAITAGLVNVNTAAYTNIHSVETWRLEGDLAHSLIIEDSYFTRTALASNQLTIEANANTVGMTVDASAVLIGHDVLIESGSGDDNFSGGAGDDSFSLAWTVADTVVGGTGEDTLVMQAGAFSATLSGVATLASIETFDLTEADAAHNITLQDGYYTNNGGLESAVVAFDASGLTNAVTISALELSTANAVHFAGGGGGDTVNSGAGADSLVGGAGADEFFALAGADTMNGAGGDDILQGGAGNDSILGGAGDDALYGNVDVASFDPTSLSDAVLWLDASDAASITSAGGLVSAWNDKSGAGNHQTQVNAADQPDTGVNTINGLNVITNARGERMFSATNSSFATSEISVFAVVSTSHFNGALLSYAVPGTDNEFLLYGNQVFINGSPAVIAGATYRDGTPHMVSVFWQSSDGALQAFTDGNSIGTATILAGFPLTNNGTISISGEQDFEGAGFNDSQDFDGLLAETLVFAKNVSLSIRAQVELYLSEKWGRPSPHADDDVLKGEAGNDSLFGGLGDDTLVGGTDVDTLNGGAGDD